The Triticum aestivum cultivar Chinese Spring chromosome 6D, IWGSC CS RefSeq v2.1, whole genome shotgun sequence genomic sequence CAAAAATACATCAGCTAAAAAATGGCACCAATAGTGGTCCATGAAACCATAGAAATTAAGCTATGGTACCACTAGTGTTCCACGCGGCCTTATTAGACACGCCCAAAGGCTATACCAAACGGTGAGACATCCAAGACTTTTACAATTAGTGGTAGTAACATGTTATGACGCACAGCACGAAAAAGCCATGTTTACTGCGCCACGAACCAGGGCATTTTCTTGCCACGAGTCTTACCACTATATGTGAGCCATCTTTGATGGTGGAGGTTCTAAAACGGGAGAAATGCTTCTTCACCTTCATCAAGCCTGCTCAGAAGCGCGCATCTCCGGGTTCCCACCAAACCCTCGAGAATGCCATAGAGCCTACATAAGTGTTATGTAAAAGAACCTACCACACATCATGCTCACTCAGTAAGTTGACTATTGTACAACTGTTGATACTTATGATCATTTCTATTTTTATATAACACGAATTGGGTAACATATTCAAAATCAGGGCGTTGAAAAGTATACGCTACCTTTGACATAAAAAAACTGGTTGGTTGGGCTGGCAATATGTGCAAAAATCCACATGTGATGGTAGCAGGATAGCTAGCTTAATTTTTAAGTACATTCTCAGATGCATCTTTGAAAATACCTTGCTATAAAAATGGTGCCAGAGTACGTATAGCGTGGTCCATGCAATCATACAAAGTATTCTCAGTTTTGTATGTCCGGGAGTTGTACTCCCCACCACGTTACCCACTGTAAAATATAGGTAAACCAACTTAGGGGTGCGCTTAgccttttcaaatttaaaaacaATGTCATCATGTACACATACTGATCATATGTAGTACATACTAGTATGCATAACATGCGTATCGATGGATCTATAtttaacttaacaaattagtttgcaGGCAGGTGTTGAACAAGTAGAGCCAGAAGGTACCCATCAACACACCTCTCCATGACAAAGCTTGCTTACTCAGCTTGCAACAAGCAagtcttggtcttcctcttctacCCTCTAGCTAGCTAGCTTTCTCGACCCCCCAAGAAAAAGGAGCAACCAAAATCTCATACTAGATCGATTGATGGGAGCTAGCTGGTTTGATTAGCTGCAATTTCATGGCGCGTAATTAAGGTACTGACATAGTTATCCTTCTTCTCCTAGCTAGCTAGATCGACCGGGTTTTTTGATCCCGGCCGGTCCCTTTAGTTCCATCTTCTTCTTGGTCATGAAATCAAAAGCTAACAAGGAGCTGATTCCCAATCCCCACACATATGCTGAATCACATCTATATTTGTAGCATGTTTTTTTCTTCGATCTCTTGTGTGTTTGACATGAAGCTTCTCTGATCTTCATTTGTGTGCACAATTTCAGATCCAGGGCATCATGGTGAAGTAGCTCGGCAAGAAGTCAACTAATCAAGAAAGCTTGCTAGCCGCCCTTGAAACtacacaaggaagaagaagaccagaTCGAGGAAGGAAGCAAGCTATAGCACAGAGAGTTAGGTTAGGTGGAGAGATGGCCAACAGGTGGTGGGACGAAGGGCGGCTGACGGAGGCGCCAGCAGCTGCATCGGGCCTCGCCGGCGACCAGAACCGGCAGCAGCTGGAGGACGCCATGGCGGCGCCCAAGGCGGACGGGGAGAGCAGCCACAGCGGCGGAGGGAGCGGGCAGGACGACGAGCCCGAGCCCAAGGAGGGCGCGGTGGTGGTGCCGGCGAaccgccgcccgcgcggccggcCGGCGGGGTCCAAGAACAAGCCCAAGCCGCCCATCTTCGTCACGCGGGACAGCCCCAACGCGCTGCGCAGCCACGTCATGGAGGTGGCCAGCGGCGCCGACGTCGCCGAGGCCATCGCGCACTTCTCCCGCCGCCGGCAGCGCGGCGTCTGCGTGCTCAGCGGCGCCGGCGCCGTCGCCGACGTCGCCCTGCGCCAGCCCGCCGCGCCCGGGGCCGTCGTCGCGCTCCGCGGCCGCTTCGAGATACTCTCCCTCTCCGGCACCTTCCTCCCCGGGCCCTCGCCGCCGGGGTCCACCGGGCTCACCGTGTACCTCGCCGGCGGGCAGGGGCAGGTGGTCGGGGGCAGCGTCGTCGGCGCGCTCACCGCCGCCGGGCCCGTCATGGTGATCGCGTCCACCTTCGCCAACGCCACCTACGAGCGGCTGCCGCTGGACGACGCCGAGGAGGATCACCAGCTGGAGGCCGCCCGCATGCACGGAGCCCCCGGCGGTGGTGTCCCTCAGATGATGGCCGGCGACCCCTCTGCGGCGGGGATGCCGGTGTACGGCGTGCCGCCGAACCTGATGCCGGGAGGCGGTGGGCATGCAGCGCCGGAATGGACGGCGCATGCACGGCCGCCCTACTAGCTACCTACCTAGCATCAATCAATCAGGACTTCAGGATCAGATCAGTGGCCGTGTCGACGTCCCCAAGCATCAAGATCAGCTAGCTCTCCCCTCATCCTCATCCAAATCCATCCTGCCAATAACTAGACTTGCGTTGCATATATTTAGCAGCTGGTAAGTAACTAGAATATCTGATTTTGCTTTGCTTATTAGTATCTGCCAAAAATCATCTTGGAGTTGCTTGCTCCGATTCATGTACGAGGAATTATAAATGAGCTCCTTTTACTGCGATTGGTTAGTGATCATACAGTAAAAACAAAACTCTCCAAGTGTATGACTCTTATATACTCCATCCTCTCTGATTATTGCATGCTTATATATCCTCCCTGCATAATTCACAAAGTTCCTTTAACTTGAACTAGTTACTGATATTGGTTATGTATGTATGCAATTGTAGTGTATGAGCACAAGAAGCCTGACATTGCTGAGAAATATTTATAATGaattcacatttcttgcaagatTAACCAGTTCTGTTTGGTCCAATCGATCAATCTATACAAGATAATTATGAAACTGGATCTTCTGTTTGATTGATCTAAACTTTAATTGAGTCATTTTTTCACAAATTGTAATCGCTGGATGTTGCTCATCCTTTGGTTACTGAATCTCATTCCACATTCCTAGCAATGTTATGATAGGTTGATGTTGCCATGACTGCACAAGGTAGCCATGTGTGGCCTTTTTTTTAGGGTAAATGTCGCTGCTTTATTAACTTAAACGAAGTTCGGAATCTCGTCCGCGATCACATCCAGAATGCAATCTGGAGGTGGCCATGTGTGGTCATTCCATCAAGTTTTTTTTTGGACAGGATGGTCATTCCATCAAGTTTATGGGACTTTTTGATTCGCATGATCCCCAAACATAGGATTAGGAAAGACACGAGAATTTGGTATAGTGAAATGTTTTTTATACATGGTTGTGTTCTTTTTAGTTGGAAGTTTTTTTTAGGGTGTATGGTTGTAGCACCAAACAATGAAATAAATTGTGCTTCTTTCTTCCTCGCAAAGAAAGAAAGGGCGTCCTCACGCAGCCGCCAGGAGCATCTTCTTTCGTCACCGTCCTCCGGCGACGACCTCGGTTATCGGTGGTGAGGGGGATCGCCGGATCCATGCGTGTGAATAGTTTAGGCCATAGTAGtttaggtttttaggttgttcatcttGGCTTCGGTGGCGACGATGGCGACAGTAAATAAAGAATATTTAGATCCTTCCCCGACGAGGCGATCAGCCCTAtgattggggatggatttggaaactagtctgttcaagtaaggatgaCGTGGCGGTGGCGGGATCTTCAtggtggacttgtgtcctcgggctccgccattGCGACAGCATTTGCTCCAGCGCCGACACGGAGCTTGGGAGATAGTCCAGGAttggatgcagattgtggtctgcatcgacggcaTCTGAAAGATGGTGGATCGTGTGTTGGGTTCATGGTTCGTGGATGACATGTATGGTTGTCTCCTCCGATGTCTTAGTCATGCGGGGGTGCCAGATCTAGGGTTCGATGGCGTGTCTAGGGTGTTGcgccggtctgattcgttcaacaaTAATGATTTCACCTTTGAGCCACCTTCGAGATCCGCAAAGCTGCACATCAGTGATGAAGCCGCTTTGAGCTTGAGTGAGGAGGTGATTCATCATTTTTTCCTTTGGTGGCTGCTATGCTGGTGCCATAGGCAGGTGACGGGTATTGGTGCCAGACTCAGATGATTcttccatcttgcttgtaatttCCTTTCTTGGCTGGTATTTCTTTATGCAAAGGTTAGCGTTTTGTTGTCTTTTCAGGTTTGTCAAATCGATGTTTACATGGCTTATACTATGATCTTTATCATATAAATAGACATGTATTATCATGAAAAAACATTTTATGGTTAAGTGCATTCGCTATATAGTTGTCTTGGACAGGATCGGAGGGAAAATCCCAACGTGTTAAAACTTCAAAAGTTAAAACATAAGGCGTAGTTTGAGTGTCCAAATTCATGTTTGGACCATGAATCTCCCGTACAATGTTTACTCGCTTACAAAATTAAAACAACACGGAAATGTTTTGAAAAATATATTTGATGGTGGATATTTAATGTAACAAAGATGATATGGTCAAGGTGTTATTTTGGATAGTCAAAGTAATAAGTCAGTACGGtgtatatagtactccctccgtttctttttactccgcatataagatttggtcaaagtcaaactacacaaaatttgaccaaatttatataaaaaatatgaacatctacaatactaaaactatatagtatgaaaatacgtttcatggtgcatctgataatattgatttcatattgtgaatgtttatattttttaatataaagttagtcaaactctacaaagcttgactttgaccaaacctaatatgcggactaaaaagaaacggagggagtactgtggCACGAGACTTCTCAGTAGAGTATACAATGGCGTGGTCCAATATTCGTCTCGCTCGCGTGCTTGCATCGGACAGATCGATATTGTAAAAGGCTGAGTAGCCAGCAGCTGCCCCCATGGAATCAAAAATTTGAAACCGAAAGCAAATTGATCCTAGTGCACATTGGTGCTGAATGAAAATAGTATCATCCTAGCTACCTAGGGGGCCGATCGATATGCTCGCTCGCCGATTATTAGAGGTGCATGCCTgtactaagagcaactctagcagaccccgcattttGCCGACTCGTAAAATGTGTTTGCAGGTTGCACGGGGACGATTATGCAGGCCGAAAATTGCGGCGGCAGACTAGAAACCGCAAACGGACCCCTAAATTTAAAAAAAAAAGTTGTTTCGCGCGAGAAATTTAAACaacagctcgccggagctcgctcgCATACATGTTTCTTCTTTGCATAATAAGTTCATACACGCCACATACATACATAGAGGTTAGATATGCTAGACAGGGCTACGCTACCGCATCACTGCAACAAAAttgagctcgccggagctcctgcGGTAGCTGCCCACCGGCGGTGATCAGTCGGAGTCGGAGGAGTCGGACCCGAGGTCGACGAAGAGCTTCGCCTGCTCCTCCTTCATCACGCGCAGGTCGGCCTCCTTCGATGCCTGCGCCTGCAATGCCGTGAGGCCCGAAGCAAGGAAGAGCTACTCGTAATCGAGCTCGCGCCGGATGCGCTCTTCCATCTCCTGCAGCTCCCTCGCCGACCGCTCAAGGACGAcgcgctcgaggagctcctcctgcCCCGGTGGGAGGTAGTCCTCCGGTCCGATGACGCCTCGGCGCGGCGGCGCATCCGGCACGGCCTCCTCCGGCTCCCTCTTCACCGGAACGAGCCGCGAGCTCGATGCGCCCGCGGATGAGCTCCCCGCGGACCAGTGGCCGGATGAGCTCCCCGCGGACCAGTTGCGGGAGGAGGcgcgacggcgacgggcgcgctcgagctcgaactcgtCGAGCTCACGCCGGTCGAATGCCGGCGGCGGCCGGCCACCCTGGTTGAGCCACCGACGCGCCCCCCGCTTGCGCGCAACGTCAgatctggcgcggcggcggcgctccgcctCATCCCCTGAGTCGGCCATGGTGGTTCaaggctcgccggcggcgagaaatcgAGCGACGCGGTGGGGAATTGGAGGGGAACGCGGCAGCGGGAGGATAGGGTTTCAACCCGCATCTGCCCCGCAAACCCGCAGTTATAGTGGCTCGGGGGTTGCgtttgcgggctgcggcaaaaAAATTTATGGGCCGGACACCGATGCGGGCTCTGGTCTGGCCAGAAAAATGGGCCGAGCCCGCATAATCACCGGAATTATGCGGGTTTGTGCCGAatgcagggtctgctagagttgctctaatttCATATCGGCTCAGATAAGTGTGTGCGTTCTTCCATTATTATAGTCGGTACATACTTGCATGTACGTTCATGCATAGTATAGGTAGTAGGGAACGTGTAAAGCTTGAAAGGTGACTTCCTCTTGGTTTTCTTCCCTAACCATAGACGGCTAGGCCAAAACTCTTCCCTTTGAGCCCATGGATTTGCCCCCCTATGCCTGCCACTCCAGCTGTCGGTGGTGGGGAGTGGAATCCCGGTGCTTTTGCTTCGGTTAGTAGTTTAGGTTGGGTTTTTTTAGTCCTCGCAAGTGCTACGCTCAGGCGGATGGCAGCGCTTCTTCTTCAAGTTTGTCTTTCGGGTTTCGATCCTCCTCGAGTTCGTCTGTATGGACGTAGTCGACGGAGCTCCGGCCTAGATTCCTGTCATCTCCTTGGGATGGTGAGGTAAGGGTTTCTCGTTATGTGGCAAGATTTGGTATCGGGTGTTTCATATCTATGCAACGGTTCAACGGCGACGAATATGGATCCAGGGCGCGTCGGCGGCTCGTTCTGACGGTAGTGGTGGTCATCCGCTAGTCTTGGAATCTCATTGCAATTtctattatgtttgagatgctttatACTTCCGATGAACACATAGAACATAAAGATGTACTCATGCAACCTTTTTTCAGAATAATTTGACATTTAGAAATGTGTTTTCCGAAGTGGGTTCATATGTATGTGAGTTCATCCATGTATTTTCCAGAGAGGGATGCACTAGATTTATTGTTTGAAAGATACGAACAAAAGCGGATCAATCTATTTATAATTATAAGAATAAGATATGTTTGTTATTATGTTATTTTGTGAAGGAATGAAAACAATTCTATATAGAATGGGTTGGGAATTATGCCTAGACCCTGCGTGAATGGAAATTTCATTGATAAGACCTCCTCAATTGTATCCAATATTTTATTGCGAATAATTCCGACAACCTCATGAGGAAAAAAAGGCATTTAGTTATTATAGAGATGGTGCGatttgactctctctctctctctctttgcttttTTAGACCTACCTATACCTCAGTCTTACGAAAAAGAGAAGGGGTTGGCATAGAGGAACCAAATTTGTAAAGCAAACAAACCCATTGCAGCCATCATTATTAATTTTCAGTTACTTTATGTTTTTTTCCTTAGCGattgtttttctttttgttgttgGAGATGCATACTTGCCAAATGTTGCCAGCCTATTATTTTATTACTAGGACAATGCATATGCATTGCAACGAAGTTCTagttagcttgtgatttacctaCTCATATTAACGCCATTTTATTAATAATTGTTTGTCAAATCATGTCTGCGATTTACCTTATATTGATGAGAAGTTTTCTAGAAAATTAAAGTGGAATTGGTTAAGAAGGTAAGTAAATTgaggtgattgattatcatatggGGAAGATCGAACGAAGGGGTAGTGGTAAGAAAAGTGAAACATAGAACCTTGCATTCTTTTTTGAAAACTAGAACAATCCCCGTGCgctgcaacgggatataaatattctagtacgttagCTTGTGATTTATCTGTCAATAATAGTGTGATTgggtaaataaatgttcatcaaattctgacAGTGAATTACCTTATATGttgattagaagtttggtaagtaaattaaagtgaaatTGGTTCAAAAGGTATAAAAATTAAGGTGATTGTTATCATATACTACATGGAAGGTTGGACGAAGTGGTGGTGAGAAGAAAGATGAAATGGGAACattacgttctttttaagtagtagagaaaaGTGAAACATGAAATTTACTTGCATTCTTTGTAAgtggtagagatagagatagaggtTTAGTAGTAAATTAAAGTGaaattggttcagaaggtaagtaaataAGATGATTGATTATCATACGGGGAAGGTTGGAGGAAGGGGTAGTGGATATATGACTTCAAAGTTTATATATTTGTACATTATAACCTGGTTTATTGATATACAATCGCACTTACCATCATGTTTAACTTACTAGTTTTTCTTAGATCGGTGTTACAATGCTCGCTCGCAAAAAAGAATACGCCAAGTAGGATTCGAATACAAGACCACGTGCTTCACAAGTACCAGTACTCCTACAACTTGAGGTAGCGAGCTAGGTGTTTTAATGGGCAGCACAAATACTTAAGAACCAAACCAAGCGCCGATACGAATGTTTTTCACAATTTGAACACGTAATATTATTTTGGAGAAAAACTGAATTCTGAATGAAACCCCGAACACTTTTCGAAATTGTGTATATTTGAAAAAACTCAAACATTTCAAAAAACACAAACAATTTCTGGAAACGGAAACaatttttaccccccccccccccaaaaaaattgAAAATACAGACATTTTTCTGAAAactagaacattttttgaatggcaAGACAGTTTTTGCATACGGGAATATTTTTGAATAATGGGAACTTTCTTTTAATCtcccaaacaaaatttgaaaataccaacatttttttaaactccAAACAAAATTCGaagcatgaacaatttttgaaaaatgtgaacaattttttaaatcccagaacaaaatttgaaaacatgaacattattttaaaattgtgaacattttttaaactcctgaacaaaattttaaaacccAAATATTATTATAATTTGAGACAATTTTCGTAATATTGAACAAAATTTGAGAAGTTGTgaaattttgaatttctgaacaatttttgaaaagcacaaacattttttgaatttttgaataaaatttgaaaatggaaacattttttgaaatgtcgAACGATCTATGATAAATCAAGCTTTTtaaaaatacaaaaaagaaaaaagaaagaaaaaagaacacaaaaggagagaaaagaagaaacaaacaggaaaaaagaaagaaaggaaaacgaaaaaaagaagaaaaaaccggTCCAGGAACctactagaaggttcccaaaaccgggaaaAACCAGCTGGTTCCCAAAACCGGGATCGGTGGAACGCTTCTAATGCGCCGGCCCGTCTCGTTGATTGCTAAGAAAAAGTGTGCGATACACCGACATTTTGACGCAGTGTGTGTCGTATAGGATTTTCCACTCTGCTGCACCGAGTTTCTAAAAGAAAATGCCCCGCAGACTGTTATTATGAAGTTCAGTCTGATATGTCGACTCTGCTGAAGTAGCTCTTAGTACATGACATTAactccgtcccgaattacttgtcttacaTTTGTTAGATACAAATGTACCTAGACATGTTTTTGTGTCAAGTACATAGGTATCTAGACAAATTTAGAGACAAGTAACTTAAGGAGGAGGCAATacattcatactccctccgttccaaaatagatgactcaattttgtactaactttagtacaaagttgggtcatctattttggaacggagggagtacatatggaGGGCCGTTTTGTTTATATAAAATGTCGTACATACAGGTCGGTGAAGAAGCTTGAAGAGGTCTACTTCCAAAGCAGCAGCCAGCCTgacctcgggcgtccaccgatcaAGAGAAAGACGGCGCTGGACCAGAAGCCCGTGAAGAAGACTGCTCGAGCTGATCGACGCTCCAGGCAGGGAACCTGGCTGACTGAATGCCTCCATCGTGGGTGATGCGCCATGCATGTTGCATGAGATAAGGCTGACCAGATCAGCTCCACAAGAACAGCTAAGCTATAACAATAACATCCAACACGATCCCTTTTCATCTAACTTCACCGACAGCTTCTTCGTTGTCGCCCCCATCGGCTTTGATCCGGGCCCTCTGAGAGGTTAGCAGATGATGCACCCTTTGCTTTAGCTGGGGAAAAAAGGAAGACAGTCCACAGATGCAATCATATTAGCCTGGAGTACACATGGTGATGGCTTTCAGTATAAGAGGCTCGGATGAGACGATTCATAACTAACGAGGCAGCCATGAGTTTTGCTGACCTCTTGTGTTCCGATTTGGCTCTGCACGGACACCCGGATGGCGTCTTCCGGTCCAAACTCTCTGTATCTCCTTAGTTCATCGTCGACGCCATCATCGGCGGCATCGTCGAACCTGGAGGGTGTGGCCCTGTCCAGAAGATCACATTTGGATACGACGTCGATCCAAAGACGGTCGCCAAACCGCTCCTTTATATGCTTGTACGTGATGTACTGCAAAGGAGGAAGAACAAGTTGTGTTTAGTACAACCAATCAAGTAGGAGAATGCGAAACTGATGGGCTGACCGGCTGACTGCATCATCTGTTTGGTATTGGGAGGCTAGAACCTATAAGTGACAGAAAAAAAAATGGAGAGGTAAATAAAAGATGCACCTGATCAGCCACCTTAGTCCCACAGTCTTCAGATAGATCATGGACATAGAGAACAGCAATTGGCATGTAAGAAAGGACAGCCAGCGTCAATCTCTCTATGTTATTCCGGTCATCTGTCAACCACAAAATAAGGGATGTGATAAAGGAAATGCCAGTATAATACAGGTGCAATGAAGCCTAGCACAGAACGTGGAATTTTTGTTAAAGTAGGGTGCGGAGAACATATAAGGACCCAATCCTCTGAACAAGTTGGAACCAAGCCGACGTTTGGTTCCTGGGTGTATATACACCGTATATGGGGAAACAAGTAGTAATTCAATATaaaatcaaaaaattctgaaaatacttttgaaataaacttgaccaaAAAATTCCACGAAAGAAAAACCCCTGTTGACTTCAGGGCAAAAAagagaaaaccaaaaaaatgtgaATAGTGACTTGaataaagcaataaaaataaatTCTCCCTGAAGTCGACGGTGGTTTTTATTTGCAGAAGTTAatatactagtgcaaaagaaagtcaTGTTTATTCCCCCAAAAAAAACTACTGAActtttttgctttttttaattattttgtttTTCCATATCAGGTTGACAAAAAAAAACCCATGAACCAAAGGCCATTTCCCAACCAAGAAAGGCTTATATAGTGTTGACAAATGTTACTTACCAGAGAGCATTTTGTTATGAATGTACATTCTGCGGGAAAACTAGAACCATGGCACTGCAAACTTTATGTAAAAGGGAATCACGTACTCGTCCTCGTCTACTTGGTTCCAATTTCCCATATTTATTTTATTCA encodes the following:
- the LOC123140923 gene encoding AT-hook motif nuclear-localized protein 20, with protein sequence MANRWWDEGRLTEAPAAASGLAGDQNRQQLEDAMAAPKADGESSHSGGGSGQDDEPEPKEGAVVVPANRRPRGRPAGSKNKPKPPIFVTRDSPNALRSHVMEVASGADVAEAIAHFSRRRQRGVCVLSGAGAVADVALRQPAAPGAVVALRGRFEILSLSGTFLPGPSPPGSTGLTVYLAGGQGQVVGGSVVGALTAAGPVMVIASTFANATYERLPLDDAEEDHQLEAARMHGAPGGGVPQMMAGDPSAAGMPVYGVPPNLMPGGGGHAAPEWTAHARPPY